Within the Enterococcus hirae ATCC 9790 genome, the region CAAAGACCCACACGATTAGTGCGAGAATAAAAAAGGCAATCCCGCTAATTAAACCAAATCCCCATGCACCCGTTTGTTTTCGGTTTTTATTTGCTTCTAAAAGATTCAAAACTCCTAATAAAACAAAATACGCTGTAATGAGGTAGCCAATAAAATGGAATACAGCTGTCGGATTGATCACAATTGCAAGTCCGGCAATGATGTAAATGGCTGACCTTAGCAATGCGTAACGCTGAAAATTCGTTCGTATCATTTCAAACATAACATAACCTCCTTTTCATCTATTGTAACGGTAAACAGTTATTCTACCAAATAAAAACCTGCTTTTTATTTAGCTTCTTAATATTTTATCCATTTTCTTGCCTTTTGCAAGTTCATCAATTAGCTTATCTAAATAACGTATTTCCTGCATCAGTGGGTCTTTGATCGTTTCCACTCGCACACCACAAATCACCCCAGTTATCAACTGTCTGTTTGGATTCAGTTTGGGTGCTTGTTCAAAGAAGACTTGGAACGTTACTTCATTTTTCAGTTGTTTTTGTAATTCTTCTTCGGTAT harbors:
- a CDS encoding DUF308 domain-containing protein, which codes for MFEMIRTNFQRYALLRSAIYIIAGLAIVINPTAVFHFIGYLITAYFVLLGVLNLLEANKNRKQTGAWGFGLISGIAFFILALIVWVFAAAIVSLLPVILGLVIILKSLFQLFVGLNTRSKGWSAYSILLLIGGLILLFNPFKSVMILFQLFGGLLIFMGISEIISYFKVNKRYS
- a CDS encoding DUF2200 domain-containing protein, with product MNQRIFTMSFSSVYPLYVKKAEKKGHSRSEVDEIIRWLTGYTEEELQKQLKNEVTFQVFFEQAPKLNPNRQLITGVICGVRVETIKDPLMQEIRYLDKLIDELAKGKKMDKILRS